Proteins encoded in a region of the Armatimonadota bacterium genome:
- the recA gene encoding recombinase RecA produces MTDRERALELALQQIEKSFGKGTIMRLGEGTTEQVDAVSTGSLSLDIALGVGGLPRGRITEIYGGESSGKTTLALHCVAEAQKSGGMALFVDAEHALDTEYAKTLGVDVDRLYVAQPTTGEEALQIMDAMISSGAMDIVVLDSVAALVPKSEIEGDMGDSHVGLQARMMSQALRKLGGSLNKTKTSAIFINQIREKIGVMFGNPETTPGGRALKFWASVRLEVRRGEFLKNGTEAYGARTKVKVVKNKVAPPFRQAEFDVIFGHGISKSGEVLDQAVELGHITKAGTYYNYGEVRLGQGRDNAREYLDTNAEVRAELESKIRAKLLAKPEPATAVAAIEE; encoded by the coding sequence ATGACGGATCGGGAAAGGGCCTTGGAGCTGGCGCTCCAGCAGATCGAGAAGAGCTTTGGCAAAGGCACGATCATGCGGCTCGGAGAAGGGACGACGGAGCAGGTGGACGCCGTTTCTACGGGTTCGCTCAGCCTCGACATCGCCCTTGGCGTCGGTGGCCTCCCCCGCGGCAGGATCACGGAGATCTACGGAGGGGAGTCGAGCGGCAAGACGACGCTGGCCCTTCACTGTGTGGCCGAAGCCCAGAAGTCCGGCGGCATGGCCTTGTTCGTGGACGCGGAGCACGCGCTCGACACGGAGTACGCGAAGACCCTTGGCGTCGACGTGGACCGACTCTACGTCGCCCAACCGACCACGGGCGAAGAGGCGCTCCAGATCATGGACGCCATGATCAGTTCCGGGGCGATGGACATCGTCGTCCTCGACTCGGTCGCCGCCCTCGTCCCCAAGAGCGAGATCGAAGGCGACATGGGCGACAGTCACGTCGGCCTTCAAGCGAGGATGATGTCCCAAGCCCTTCGAAAGTTGGGCGGCTCCCTCAACAAGACCAAGACGTCCGCGATCTTCATCAACCAGATCCGCGAGAAGATCGGCGTCATGTTCGGCAACCCCGAGACGACCCCTGGCGGACGGGCCCTGAAATTCTGGGCCTCCGTCCGGTTGGAAGTCCGGCGCGGCGAGTTCTTGAAGAACGGCACGGAAGCCTATGGCGCCAGGACGAAGGTGAAGGTCGTGAAGAACAAAGTCGCCCCGCCCTTCCGGCAGGCCGAATTCGACGTGATCTTCGGACACGGCATCAGCAAGTCGGGCGAAGTCCTCGACCAAGCCGTCGAACTGGGCCACATCACCAAGGCCGGTACGTACTACAACTACGGCGAGGTCCGGCTGGGGCAGGGTCGGGACAACGCCAGGGAGTACCTTGACACGAACGCCGAAGTGAGGGCCGAACTGGAA
- a CDS encoding extracellular solute-binding protein, translated as MRRPLVFGVDSGRLKNLLALALALTGLTATAQQTVIRMMAGPAFGIPPKDDPNPRNLTRRAVFDEFHRQNPDVRVVNAGGLEMVGDQAEVNFLMSMAGDTAPDVFYVNFRQYFNYIDQGFCRPLDDLLDADPDSKRRVLPEVEKVLRHYDGRMYAMPFYQVAQALYYRKDHFREAGLDPNEPPQDWEQFLAYGRKLTERGGRNGFVFEQGLGGKGYWWTNFVWQAGGEVLQPADRGYSRAVVGSPEAAKALDFYRRLVRETWTGADGKTYGPVASISSDWSRDVREGRISMWFAYTNDVLLSISDLPPSQIGVAALPAGPAGRANEINSGMWAVSSQVKDPKKIEACWRFIKFFVSQEAARVQTEKLVELGLGSLVNPVLLKKFGHSDIAEAIDPGYVEANVEVWKTGHPEPYGRNSQQVYEFLDLALDRAKLQDTPSLQILKDVEAEMNKRLLGYIEPQELAAKRQTVAISIGFIGIIGLILGITALRKARRTLAVYEDRLPAGSDRKRVLRFVAACLLPAGLSMLVWAYYPLLAGLVIGFQDYRIVQGTKWVGLDNFVSVLTQPVFYHAVLNSFLYVLLTIGIGFLLPVALAVALNEITRFQLLFRTLFYLPAMTSGVVISFLWRQIYDKKPEGLLNQLVAPFAPALNPVLDAFHGPHLTAANDWLGDPKLALLAVVIPGIWAGAGPGSILYLAALKNIPDERYEAADLDGASWVQKLWRITMPGLKPLMLINLLGVFIGGFKAMDNVFILTKGGPLYATHTIGLEVWKNAFMYLKFGYATAAAWVMGAILIGFTVTQIRYLTRLRFGTAKV; from the coding sequence GTGCGGCGGCCCCTCGTCTTTGGCGTAGACTCGGGCCGCCTGAAAAACCTGCTCGCACTCGCACTGGCGCTGACGGGCTTGACCGCGACCGCGCAACAGACCGTCATCCGCATGATGGCGGGGCCTGCGTTCGGCATTCCCCCGAAGGACGACCCGAACCCGCGCAACCTCACCCGCAGGGCGGTTTTCGACGAGTTCCACCGTCAGAACCCGGACGTCCGCGTCGTCAACGCGGGCGGTCTGGAAATGGTCGGAGACCAGGCCGAGGTCAATTTCCTGATGTCGATGGCGGGCGATACCGCACCCGACGTGTTCTACGTCAACTTCCGACAGTACTTCAACTACATCGACCAAGGCTTCTGCCGCCCCCTCGACGACCTCCTCGACGCCGATCCGGACTCGAAACGGCGCGTGCTCCCCGAGGTCGAAAAGGTCTTGCGCCACTACGACGGACGCATGTACGCGATGCCGTTCTATCAGGTCGCCCAAGCGCTGTACTACCGCAAGGACCATTTTCGGGAAGCCGGGCTCGATCCGAACGAACCGCCCCAAGACTGGGAGCAGTTCCTCGCTTACGGACGCAAACTGACCGAGCGCGGCGGAAGGAACGGATTCGTCTTCGAACAGGGACTCGGCGGGAAGGGTTACTGGTGGACGAACTTCGTCTGGCAAGCGGGCGGCGAGGTCCTCCAGCCCGCCGACCGCGGCTATTCCCGAGCGGTCGTCGGTTCGCCTGAAGCGGCGAAAGCCCTGGACTTCTATCGCAGGCTGGTCCGAGAAACGTGGACCGGGGCGGACGGCAAGACGTACGGTCCGGTCGCATCGATCTCGAGCGATTGGAGCCGGGACGTCCGCGAGGGCCGGATCAGCATGTGGTTCGCGTACACGAACGACGTGCTTCTGAGCATCAGTGACCTACCGCCCTCCCAGATCGGCGTCGCGGCCCTTCCCGCCGGGCCCGCAGGACGGGCCAACGAGATCAACTCCGGCATGTGGGCGGTCAGTTCACAGGTCAAGGATCCGAAGAAGATCGAAGCCTGCTGGAGGTTCATCAAATTCTTCGTCAGCCAAGAAGCCGCCCGCGTCCAGACCGAAAAACTCGTCGAACTGGGACTCGGCAGTCTCGTCAACCCGGTGCTTTTGAAAAAGTTCGGGCACAGCGACATCGCTGAGGCCATCGATCCTGGTTATGTCGAAGCGAACGTCGAAGTCTGGAAGACAGGTCATCCGGAGCCGTACGGACGGAACTCGCAGCAGGTCTACGAGTTCTTGGACCTCGCCCTCGACCGGGCGAAACTGCAGGACACGCCTTCCCTTCAAATCCTAAAAGACGTCGAAGCCGAGATGAACAAGCGGCTGCTCGGCTATATCGAGCCGCAGGAACTCGCGGCCAAGAGACAGACTGTTGCGATATCGATAGGTTTTATCGGAATTATTGGATTGATCCTCGGAATTACGGCGCTCCGAAAGGCACGGCGCACGTTGGCGGTCTACGAAGACAGGCTACCGGCGGGGTCGGACCGGAAACGTGTGCTCCGGTTTGTCGCCGCTTGCCTGTTGCCCGCCGGTCTCAGCATGCTCGTATGGGCGTACTATCCCTTGCTCGCGGGCCTTGTCATCGGCTTCCAGGACTACAGGATCGTTCAAGGCACGAAGTGGGTCGGGCTTGACAACTTCGTCTCCGTCTTGACGCAACCCGTCTTCTACCACGCGGTGCTCAACTCGTTCCTGTACGTACTGCTGACGATCGGAATCGGCTTCCTCTTACCGGTCGCATTGGCCGTCGCCCTGAACGAGATCACGCGGTTCCAACTTCTGTTCCGGACGCTCTTCTATCTTCCGGCCATGACGAGCGGCGTCGTGATCTCCTTCCTCTGGCGGCAGATCTATGACAAAAAGCCAGAGGGCCTCCTGAACCAACTTGTGGCTCCCTTCGCGCCCGCTTTGAACCCCGTGCTCGACGCGTTCCACGGCCCTCATTTGACGGCGGCCAACGACTGGCTGGGCGATCCCAAGCTCGCCCTCCTCGCCGTCGTGATCCCGGGGATCTGGGCCGGTGCAGGGCCAGGCTCGATCCTCTATCTCGCCGCCCTCAAGAACATCCCCGACGAACGCTACGAAGCCGCCGATCTCGACGGAGCCTCGTGGGTCCAGAAGCTATGGAGGATCACGATGCCGGGGCTCAAGCCTCTCATGCTCATCAACCTGCTCGGCGTGTTCATCGGCGGATTTAAAGCGATGGACAACGTGTTCATCTTGACCAAGGGCGGACCGCTCTACGCGACGCACACCATCGGCCTCGAAGTCTGGAAGAACGCGTTCATGTACCTCAAGTTCGGGTACGCGACCGCTGCCGCTTGGGTCATGGGCGCGATCCTGATCGGCTTCACCGTCACGCAGATCCGGTACCTGACGCGCCTGCGTTTCGGGACGGCGAAGGTCTGA
- the priA gene encoding primosomal protein N' — protein sequence MVADVGLDAKSAGSQAVYTYLAGQSPVPVPGEAYFVPLGPRRAIGYVLAVREADERSLGFAPSRLRPLGARVEGLALPSQTLDLVREVARQTLSPMSVALTVAVPPSVRERLVTTWRAVDPRPTCDEPLTTAQQEALRVLKDHGGLTDSKAAPLADGAKSSLRALERRGLAVQSVELSRRREDNRLTGHFRLTADQAKVETFLTGPGKRRPAQTVTLMRLQGSESASFSVQEIKSLGGVTDQTIKALVQAGLLEEESGSPSGLKAPPRPNDHQQAAIDAIGRPLREGRHEEFLLFGVTGSGKTEVYLRCAAEALKRGRQVLYLVPEIALTAQVIAQLRERFGDQVAVVHSNMTPAERLDSWLKVKNGECPVVLGPRSAVFAPLTNVGLIVVDEEHESSYKQENAPRYQTKALASYLGRLSGCPVVYGSATPSIESFFAAERGDTTLLRLPSRAAEAVLPTVEVVDLAQLYRERRPSVLSPQLDDKVREALARQEQAILFLNRRAYSPFLICRDCGHRFMCPHCAVSLAFHRRDRKMRCHQCGHQEDVTETCPECGGTRVAPFGTGTEKVEETVQALFPDAKVSRLDRDVARKKGALEETIAAFRSRTNDILVGTQMVAKGLDFPNVTVVGVVAADVSLNVPDFRAGERTFQLLSQVAGRAGRGTSPGTVVIQTLSPTNEAVLCARDHEYEGFYRSELEQRREAGYPPFKRLVNVLVTGENRQDVVGLAAVAGQRLRLALAGVEVLGPVDCPIERLQNLWRRHILVKMEPGSDPGPVRDALEGLKASKARLVIDVDPASLV from the coding sequence TTGGTCGCCGACGTCGGGCTCGACGCGAAGAGCGCCGGATCGCAAGCCGTCTACACCTATTTGGCGGGCCAGTCGCCTGTCCCCGTGCCCGGCGAAGCGTACTTCGTTCCGCTCGGTCCCCGGCGCGCCATCGGCTACGTGCTCGCCGTCCGCGAAGCCGATGAACGATCGCTCGGGTTCGCACCGTCCCGCCTGAGGCCGTTAGGAGCGCGTGTCGAGGGCCTGGCCTTGCCGTCCCAGACCCTCGACCTTGTCCGGGAAGTCGCCCGGCAGACCTTGAGCCCGATGTCCGTCGCCTTGACGGTCGCCGTGCCTCCTTCGGTGCGGGAAAGGCTGGTGACGACGTGGCGGGCGGTCGACCCGCGCCCGACATGCGACGAACCCTTGACCACCGCCCAACAGGAAGCTTTGCGCGTCCTCAAGGACCACGGTGGACTCACGGACAGCAAAGCCGCCCCTCTGGCCGACGGGGCGAAGAGTTCGTTGCGGGCCCTGGAGCGCCGGGGTCTCGCCGTCCAGTCCGTCGAATTAAGCCGGCGACGGGAAGACAACCGGCTCACCGGGCATTTCCGGTTGACGGCAGACCAGGCCAAAGTCGAAACGTTCCTGACCGGTCCGGGCAAAAGACGCCCCGCACAGACGGTCACCCTGATGAGGCTCCAAGGGTCTGAGTCCGCGAGTTTCAGCGTGCAAGAGATCAAGAGCTTGGGCGGAGTCACCGACCAGACGATCAAAGCTCTGGTCCAAGCCGGTCTGCTCGAAGAAGAGTCCGGATCCCCGTCCGGCCTCAAGGCCCCACCACGACCGAACGACCACCAGCAGGCCGCCATCGATGCGATCGGGCGACCGCTCCGCGAAGGACGCCACGAGGAGTTCCTGCTCTTCGGCGTGACCGGCTCGGGAAAGACCGAGGTCTACCTCCGTTGCGCCGCCGAGGCCCTCAAGCGCGGCAGGCAAGTGCTGTACCTTGTCCCCGAGATCGCCCTCACCGCCCAAGTCATCGCCCAACTCCGCGAGCGGTTCGGCGACCAGGTCGCCGTCGTCCACTCGAACATGACCCCCGCCGAGCGCCTCGACAGTTGGCTCAAGGTGAAGAACGGCGAGTGCCCGGTCGTGCTCGGGCCCCGGTCCGCCGTCTTCGCCCCGCTCACCAACGTCGGACTGATCGTGGTCGACGAGGAACACGAGTCGAGCTACAAACAGGAGAACGCCCCCCGCTACCAGACCAAAGCGCTCGCGTCGTACCTGGGCCGACTCTCGGGCTGCCCGGTCGTCTACGGGTCGGCCACGCCGAGCATCGAGTCGTTCTTCGCGGCCGAGCGGGGCGACACGACCCTGTTGCGCCTCCCTTCCCGGGCCGCCGAGGCCGTCCTCCCCACCGTCGAGGTGGTCGATCTGGCCCAGCTCTACCGCGAAAGAAGGCCGTCCGTGCTGTCGCCGCAACTCGACGACAAAGTCCGCGAAGCCTTGGCTCGCCAGGAACAAGCGATCCTCTTCTTGAACCGCCGCGCCTACTCGCCGTTCCTCATCTGCAGGGATTGCGGCCACCGGTTCATGTGCCCCCACTGTGCGGTCTCCCTGGCCTTCCACCGCCGCGACCGCAAGATGCGCTGCCACCAGTGCGGACACCAGGAGGACGTGACCGAGACGTGCCCCGAGTGCGGCGGAACACGGGTCGCGCCGTTCGGGACAGGGACCGAAAAGGTCGAAGAGACGGTCCAGGCCCTGTTCCCCGACGCCAAGGTCAGCCGTCTCGACCGGGACGTCGCCCGCAAGAAGGGCGCGCTCGAAGAGACCATCGCCGCCTTCCGGAGCCGGACGAACGACATCCTCGTCGGGACGCAGATGGTGGCCAAAGGGCTCGACTTCCCCAACGTCACGGTCGTAGGGGTCGTCGCCGCGGACGTGTCGCTGAACGTTCCCGACTTCCGCGCGGGCGAGCGCACCTTCCAACTCCTGTCCCAGGTCGCGGGGCGGGCGGGCCGAGGGACGTCGCCGGGGACGGTCGTCATCCAGACCTTGAGCCCGACCAACGAGGCCGTGCTCTGCGCGCGCGACCACGAATACGAAGGCTTCTACCGGAGCGAACTCGAGCAACGGCGCGAAGCCGGCTATCCGCCGTTCAAGCGGCTCGTCAACGTGCTCGTGACGGGCGAGAACCGCCAGGACGTCGTCGGGCTCGCGGCCGTCGCGGGACAACGCCTCCGCCTTGCGCTGGCAGGAGTGGAGGTGCTCGGGCCGGTCGACTGCCCGATCGAGCGGCTCCAGAACCTCTGGCGCCGCCACATCCTCGTCAAGATGGAACCCGGCTCCGACCCCGGCCCGGTCCGTGACGCGCTGGAAGGGCTGAAAGCGTCGAAGGCGCGGCTGGTGATCGACGTCGACCCGGCGTCGTTGGTGTGA
- a CDS encoding DUF559 domain-containing protein, which translates to MPKPRVRSAKTVGKGRRLRADMSLPEVLLWQELQKKQWGRKFRRQHRHDPYVLDFFCAEVGLDVEIDSAWHDGRAAQDEARDEHLLSLGLCVLRIPAEDVLDSPEACASWIADACDEVSTWRALGRPAGFRSEQRVRRPSR; encoded by the coding sequence ATGCCGAAACCCCGCGTGCGGTCGGCGAAGACGGTCGGGAAAGGCCGGCGGCTCCGCGCCGACATGAGCCTGCCCGAGGTCTTGCTCTGGCAGGAGCTCCAAAAGAAGCAGTGGGGCCGCAAGTTTCGGAGGCAGCACCGCCACGACCCCTACGTCCTCGATTTCTTCTGCGCCGAGGTCGGGCTCGACGTCGAGATCGACAGCGCCTGGCACGACGGCCGCGCGGCGCAAGACGAGGCGCGGGACGAGCACCTCCTGTCGCTCGGCCTGTGCGTGCTGCGGATCCCGGCGGAAGACGTCCTCGACAGCCCGGAAGCCTGCGCGTCCTGGATCGCCGACGCCTGCGACGAAGTCTCCACGTGGCGGGCGCTCGGCAGACCGGCCGGCTTCAGGTCGGAACAACGCGTGAGACGTCCGTCTCGTTGA